Proteins co-encoded in one Nematostella vectensis chromosome 15, jaNemVect1.1, whole genome shotgun sequence genomic window:
- the LOC125560766 gene encoding zinc finger protein 239-like has protein sequence MGDKSQEEIMSEKKHIKQPSNEFQFLVKDLVCKQEIKIEPELFDLKSIAEETSKALNSSEKPYKCDKCGKCFTRKSHLKTHLMIHSGQKPYECDECGKCFSESGNLKRHLMIHSGQKPHECDECGKCFTLKSHLKTHLMIHSGQKPYECDECGKCFSESGNLKRHLMIHSGQKPYECDECGKCFSESGNLKRHLMIHKGQKPYKCDVCGKCFTLKEQLKKHLMIHSGQKPYECDVCGKCFTRKAHLKTHLMIHSGQKPYKFDVCDKGFTRHADLKRHLWIHSGHKPYKCDECGKCFNQSGDLKTHLMIQS, from the exons ATGGGAGATAAAAGTCAGGAGGAAATTATGTCAGAGAAGAAACATATAAAACAACCGTCCAACGAATTCCAATTTTTGGTCAAAGATTTGGTCTGCAAGCaggaaataaaaattgaaCCAGAACTTTTTGATTTGAAAAGTATTGCAGAGGAGACATCAAAAGCGTTGAATTCAAGTGAGAAGCCATACAAATGTGATAAATGTGGCAAGTGCTTTACTCGAAAATCACACCTAAAGACGCACCTGATGATTCACTCAGGACAGAAACCGTACgaatgtgatgaatgtggcaagTGTTTTTCCGAATCTGGAAACTTAAAAAGACACCTGATGATTCACTCAGGACAGAAACCACACgaatgtgatgaatgtggcaagTGCTTTACTCTAAAATCACACCTAAAGACGCACCTGATGATTCACTCAGGACAGAAACCGTACgaatgtgatgaatgtggcaagTGTTTTTCCGAATCTGGAAACTTAAAAAGACACTTGATGATTCACTCAGGACAGAAACCGTACgaatgtgatgaatgtggcaagTGTTTTTCCGAATCTGGAAACTTAAAAAGACACCTAATGATTCATAAAGGACAGAAACCATACAAATGTGATGTATGTGGCAAGTGCTTTACTCTAAAAGAACAACTAAAGAAACACCTGATGATTCACTCAGGACAAAAACCATACGAATGTGATGTATGTGGCAAGTGCTTTACTCGAAAAGCACACCTAAAGACGCACCTG ATGATTCACTCAGGACAGAAACCTTACAAATTTGATGTGTGTGACAAAGGCTTTACCCGACATGCAGACCTGAAAAGACACCTATGGATTCACTCAGGACATAAACCAtacaaatgtgatgaatgtggcaagTGCTTTAACCAATCTGGAGACCTGAAAACACACTTAATGATTCAGTCATGA